In Triticum aestivum cultivar Chinese Spring chromosome 5B, IWGSC CS RefSeq v2.1, whole genome shotgun sequence, the following proteins share a genomic window:
- the LOC123117639 gene encoding uncharacterized protein has protein sequence MRNQRLAPTCSSSKTNNRKQEEPHLSGAYIRSLVKHLSSSSTTRPKDHHITMGTKPQQEEQQAPQTTPPSLQQQQPHKKQVRRRLHTSRPYQERLLNMAEARREIVTALKIHRASMREAKEQQQHQQLVQEFQHQQEVQVVQDHRLACSAPSMSSYGSFSDYPFAHSTANNSSCSFYSYPLLPYHTPPAAPMVPMVDALDHLLPLPTQPLGLNLSFHGFVGGVAGEDAKNNADSFDPPPLLQQPSPASSYSVYSSPPATTMASQDVASATAENTSPSLHRVLDEEEMAAIYSVGERHDIEWSDTLNLATSAWWSTLLDDGAAAAHQTDSVDVPGMHLGDVYYGEDVSFPCMEIGEMGGWDEGWLS, from the exons ATGAGGAACCAGCGGCTAGCTCCTACTTGCTCCTCCTCAAAGACCAACAACAGAAAGCAAGAAGAGCCACACCTCTCCGGGGCTTACATTAGGAGCCTTGTGAAACATCTTAGCTCCTCCTCCACAACGAGACCCAAAGACCATCACATCACCATGGGCACCAAGCCGCAGCAAGAAGAGCAACAAGCGCCCCAAACCACACCACCATCTCTACAACAGCAGCAGCCACACAAGAAGCAGGTGAGGAGGAGGCTGCACACAAGCAGGCCATACCAGGAGAGGCTACTCAACATGGCCGAGGCCAGGCGAGAGATCGTCACGGCTCTCAAGATCCACAGAGCCTCCATGAGGGAAGCCAAGGAGCAGCAGCAACATCAACAACTGGTGCAAGAATTTCAACATCAGCAGGAGGTCCAGGTAGTGCAAgatcataggctagcttgtagtgCACCCAGCATGAGCTCATATGGTTCCTTCTCAGATTACCCATTTGCACACTCCACAGCAAACAACAGTAGTTGCTCATTTTATTCATACCCACTCCTGCCTTACCACACACCACCAGCTGCACCCATGGTTCCCATGGTTGATGCTCTAGATCACTTGCTGCCGCTGCCTACGCAGCCACTTGGGCTTAACCTGAGCTTCCATGGCTTCGTCGGGGGCGTTGCTGGCGAAGATGCCAAGAACAACGCTGATTCCTTTGATCCTCCTCCGTTGCTCCAACAACCCTCGCCTGCATCCTCCTACTCGGTCTACTCCTCTCCGCCGGCGACGACGATGGCGAGCCAGGACGTGGCGTCCGCCACCGCCGAGAACACTTCACCGTCGCTACACCGTGTGCTGGATGAGGAGGAGATGGCGGCGATCTACTCGGTTGGGGAGCGGCATGATATCGAGTGGAGCGACACGCTGAACCTGGCCACGTCGGCATGGTGGAGCACGCTCCTCGACGACGGCGCTGCGGCGGCGCACCAGACAGACTCAGTGGACGTCCCGGGGATGCATCTGGGTGATGTGTACTACGGCGAAGACGTCTCCTTCCCATG TATGGAGATAGGAGAGATGGGAGGATGGGACGAGGGGTGGCTCTCATGA